In Musa acuminata AAA Group cultivar baxijiao chromosome BXJ3-9, Cavendish_Baxijiao_AAA, whole genome shotgun sequence, a single genomic region encodes these proteins:
- the LOC135649850 gene encoding uncharacterized protein LOC135649850, which yields MGKIKGKQRQDKFYYLAKEQGYRSRAAFKLLQLDAKYRFLPSARSILDLCAAPGGWLQVAVRHAPVGSFVIGVDLFPIRPVRGAHALVEDITTPRCRAAIKRLMDSNGCSAFDVVLHDGSPNVGGAWAQEATSQSSLVVDSVRLATNFLAPKGTFVTKVFRSQDYSAIIYCLKQLFEKVEVTKPVASRSTSAEIYVIGLRYKAPAKIDPRLLDMKHLFQGAIEHPKVVDVLRGSKQKRNREGYEEGNTTLWKVGLVSDFIWSEAPLEFLGSVNALSFDDPACLPIRDHEFTTDEVKSLCEDLYVLDKSSFKHLLKWRMHIKKALASADKAVPKVDEDAPKVDDAEDDTKGNDDDSLLNEMEELAHLLDRKKKKAKKLLSKRRAKEKARRAMGMQIDATEDSYFDRDLFSLSAIKGKKELSAIDSAELDDEYSKGDAADSEDETQTAMLHDDSSSEMDSDEEQKRYDAQLEEMLDEAYERYVIRKGGNTKKQKRAKRDTASNDVDILEGDNGDGLVDDEIDQHLSAKESNPLVVPLDEDEQPTTEQLVERWFSQDVFTEAPTDDAFEKSDSEDEKEEKFVKVPAKSEGNMKQSKDLTLPISKKPEEDDFEIVPAERMETSDDSSSSSDESEEMDDDSKAEILAYAKKMLRKKQREQILDDAYNKYMFDDEGLPKWFADEEKQHCQPTKPITREEVAAMRAQFREIDARPAKKVAEAKARKKRAAMRKLEKVRQKANTIADQTDISERSKGKMIDRLYKKAMPKKPKKEYVVAKKGVRMKGGKGKVLVDRRMKKDARSRGTGRPGKGGLKKGKGANGQKGQKGQKAKQSAKSPRKGAGKGRKNKGQMQE from the exons ATGGGGAAGATCAAGGGAAAGCAGCGGCAGGACAAGTTCTACTACTTGGCGAAGGAGCAAGGTTATCGCTCCCGTGCGGCCTTCAAGCTGCTGCAGCTCGATGCGAAATACCGCTTCTTGCCCTCCGCTCGCTCCATCCTCGATCTCTGCGCCGCCCCCGGTGGGTGGCTCCAGGTCGCCGTTCGCCATGCCCCTGTCGGCTCCTTCGTCATCGGCGTCGATCTCTTCCCTATCCGCCCCGTCCGTGGCGCCCATGCCCTGGTCGAGGACATCACCACGCCCCGATGCCGCGCCGCCATCAAGCGCCTTATGGACTCCAATGGCTGCTCCGCCTTCGACGTCGTGCTGCACGACGGATCTCCCAACGTCGGAGGGGCCTGGGCGCAGGAGGCCACCTCGCAGTCGTCTCTCGTCGTTGATTCGGTGCGGTTAGCCACGAATTTCTTGGCCCCCAAAGGCACCTTCGTTACCAAG GTTTTCAGGTCACAGGATTACAGTGCTATTATCTACTGCCTTAAGCAG CTTTTTGAGAAAGTTGAGGTGACTAAACCTGTTGCCAGCCGATCCACTTCTGCAGAAATTTATGTTATTGGTTTGAGGTATAAAGCCCCTGCAAAAATTGATCCACGTCTTCTTGACATGAAACATCTATTTCAAGGGGCTATAGAACATCCTAAG GTTGTGGATGTTCTTAGAGGATCAAAGCAAAAAAGAAATCGCGAAGG ATATGAGGAAGGAAATACTACACTGTGGAAGGTAGGCTTAGTTTCTGATTTTATATGGTCAGAGGCACCGCTGGAGTTTCTTGGTTCTGTAAACGCACTGTCATTTGATGACCCAGCATGTTTGCCTATTAGAGATCACGAATTTACCACAGATGAG GTTAAATCATTATGTGAGGACTTGTATGTACTCGATAAAAGCAGCTTCAAGCATCTTTTAAA GTGGCGCATGCACATTAAAAAGGCATTGGCATCAGCTGACAAGGCCGTTCCAAAGGTTGATGAGGACGCTCCAAAGGTTGATGATGCTGAAGATGACACAAAAGGCAATGATGATGATTCTCTGCTAAATGAAATGGAAGAGCTCGCACACTTGTTGGACCGGAAGAAAAAGAAAGCGAAGAAACTACTTTCAAAACGACGAGCTAaa gAAAAAGCACGGAGAGCGATGGGAATGCAAATTGATGCTACAGAAGATAGTTATTTTGATCGTGACTTGTTTTCTCTTTCTGCCATCAAG GGGAAGAAAGAGTTGTCAGCAATTGATTCTGCAGAGCTAGATGATGAATACAGCAAGGGTGATGCAGCAGACAGTGAAGATGAAACCCAGACAGCCATGCTCCATGATGATTCTTCCAGTGAAATGGATTCTGATGAGGAACAGAAGAG ATATGATGCACAACTTGAGGAAATGCTTGATGAAGCTTATGAACGGTATGTGATTAGAAAGGGAGGAAATACCAAAAAACAAAAACGTGCAAAACGAGACACAGCTAGTAATGATGTGGATATTTTAGag GGAGATAATGGTGATGGACTAGTTGATGATGAAATAGATCAACATCTGAGTGCTAAAGAATCAAATCCTCTCGTGGTACCTTTGGATGAGGATGAGCAGCCGACCACAGAGCAACTTGTGGAAAGGTGGTTTAGTCAAGATGTATTCACTGAAGCACCAACAGATGACGCCTTTGAAAAAAGTGATAGTGAAGATGAGAAGGAGGAGAAATTTGTCAAAGTTCCTGCAAAGTCCGAGGGTAACATGAAACAGTCCAAGGACTTGACCCTGCCTATATCAAAGAAACCAGAGGAGGATGATTTTGAAATTGTTCCAGCAGAGCGCATGGAAACAAGTGATGACTCGTCATCATCCTCTGATGAATCAGAGGAAATGGACGACGACTCAAAAGCTGAAATATTGGCTTATGCAAAGAAGATGCTGAGGAAGAAACAAAGGGAGCAGATTCTTGATGATGCCTACAACAAATACATGTTTGACGATGAAGGTTTGCCAAAATGGTTTGCAGACGAGGAAAAGCAGCACTGCCAACCCACGAAGCCGATCACTCGAGAGGAAGTTGCTGCAATGAGGGCACAGTTCAGGGAGATTGATGCCCGCCCTGCTAAGAAGGTGGCGGAGGCCAAAGCCAGGAAGAAGCGTGCTGCGATGAGAAAGCTGGAAAAGGTACGACAGAAGGCGAATACCATTGCAGACCAGACTGACATATCAGAACGATCAAAGGGGAAGATGATCGATCGACTTTACAAGAAGGCAATGCCGAAGAAGCCTAAGAAGGAGTACGTTGTTGCAAAGAAGGGCGTTCGGATGAAGGGTGGGAAGGGGAAGGTGCTAGTGGACCGCCGGATGAAGAAGGATGCAAGGTCTCGCGGGACGGGGAGGCCAGGGAAGGGTGGTTTGAAAAAGGGCAAGGGAGCAAATGGTCAGAAGGGTCAGAAGGGCCAGAAGGCCAAACAATCTGCAAAATCACCCAGAAAGGGGGCGGGGAAGGGACGCAAGAATAAAGGCCAAATGCAGGAATGA